Below is a window of 'Nostoc azollae' 0708 DNA.
CATAGCCAATCAATCACTTTCCCAGATTCGAGACTATTCTTACCTCCTTCTAATTCTCCCTCCTGACTCCTAGCCCTTAGGAAAAGACTTTTTCCGCAAACCCTAATTATCGCCATCCCAACCAACGCAAACAAGGGACAATAAGGTAATAACTTAACCCTAAACAAAGACTGATTAAAATACCTATAAAACCAAAAAAAGCAATAGGTGAAAATAACTCTAAAAAGCTTGGTTGATTGGAAAAATGGATAAAGGAGATTTTTAACCCTAGATGTATTAAAGCTGCGATGATGTTGGCACTACCAAAGGCAGCTATCAAAGTGTAAGCTAGGGAATGGGTGCGAAGACCTAAACCCAGAGTTAGCAGGGAAATTGACACCAGCATCCATGGAACTAAACCCTCTGCACTATTATGTGGTTTGATAAATTGCCAAATTATCCAACCTAAACTATAGCCAATTAAACCCATGAAAGCTGATACTAAAAATCGTCTTTTTTGACCAAAACTTCCAGATAGAGTAATTCCCCAAGCAGTTCCCAAACCAGTAACTGCATATACTATAATTTCCCTTGCTGAACCAGTTTGGGAATTTTGAATTAATTCGGGTAATTGAAGTGAGATAAATTCTGCAACGAAAGCGCCTAATTTGGTTTGATAAGCCAAAAGAAAACCAGCGATAGTCCCTAAACTAGCACCCATCCCGCCTAAAATCATCGCCCAAATTGTTCCCAGACAAGCTAGTAAGAATTTGAAAATTGCCTGAACTGTGAATAGGGTTGTGTTACCCACAGCTAGGGTAAATTGGGTGACGGTTTGGATAACGGTGTTTTTTAATTGGGTAAATAACCCTGGTTTTGATTCTGCGGGAACAATTTTCAGTAACCTTTCTTGAATGATAGCTGCATGGGCTGGACGCGATCGCACATCCGTCTGTATCATTTCATCTAGTAAATCTGCGAGACGTGGATTAACACTGCACCGATTTCTCCAACGTAATTCTCCAGTAATGGGATCTTCCAACTGTTGGGGATACCTAGCTGTAAGTAATTCAATTATTGTGCGTCCCAAGGCATAAAAATCAGCCGCAGGTCCCACATTACCGCCAATCATTTGTTCTGGTGGACTATACCCAGAAGAAAATAATCGGGTCGAGGGAGAGTGCGATCGTAATATTGCACCACTAAATTGTTTAGCACCACCGAAATCAATCAACACCAATTGTTCCGCTTGTAGAGGTGCAGTAGGTGAAGGAGTACGCAACATTAAATTAGAAGGTTTAATATCCCGATGAATAATTTGGCGTTTATGCAACTCCTGTAAAATCTTCACAGCTTGTGCAAACCAATTTAGCACCAAATGCTCTGGACATCCTTGGGGATAATTTCTACGAATCTCTTCTAAATTATGGCCATAAATTTTTTCCATCACCAGACAAGCTAACTGGTGTGGTTTAGGAACAGTCAAATTGATTTGAAAATACCCATCAGCATCAACTTTGGGAACACCAGTATGATGGAAACTACTTAAAACCTGCGCTTCCTGAATAAATAATTCCAAAGCTTTGGGAGAGTCTTCCACTAACACTTTCAGCACTTTTTCAGTTTGGTTTTTTTCATCCCAAACGGTATAAATTTGGGCGAAACCTCCTGAACCCAAAGGTTGAATTGGGTAATAGCGGTCTAACAAATGTAGCGGTGCACCACAGCTATTACAAAATTTGTTTCCCCAAGGTTGGGGATAGGGACGTTGACAGTTAGGATTTATGCAGTGAACCGCACTCTGATTTATCTGGGACAAAACCACGAAAATACAAAGGCTGGATCGATTTTAGCGTCTATTTTGCCTTTTCTACTTTATAGAACCCAGAAATGCTGATCAAGTGACTATACGACTAGGATAGGAGGTGAAAGTTCCCCCATGAGCATTTCCAGTCCAAAACTAGGAAAAAGGCAATCACCAAAGCTGATTCAAATTTCTGAAAAGCTGATGCCGTATACATTTTGAATTTTGTTGGCGCAGCCTGGTGGAAGCACTATTTTGTTAACGTAGCTCTTCTGAAAGAAGCATTTTGAATTCACAGCTGTACTATATATGATATAGCAATTCTAAATTACTTACAAACACTTTTTATTCTCTCTGTGAATTAGGTTTTCTAGTGTTTGTTACAAAGATGGAAATTGCTCAATTATCTAAGATAGTTGCTCGATATCAAAAGCATGCAAATTAGTTTGCACAGAATCAGCATATTCCAGTAATAACGGATAGTGATACTCCTGTCACCAAGTTCCTAAACGCCGAATAAATTTCTTTATATGCCGTATTTTTAAATTTCTACGTAAACTATTCAATACCATTTATTCTTCCTGTAATTTGATTAATATTTTTTATGGGTAATTAATTGAAATATGCAACAATTCTGGTTCTTCCGAATCAGTAGATAATCTATCTAATTGCTTGGAAGTTCCAAAATTACTCACAGCGTGTAAATGTTTTTTGAGTTCTTGAAGAAGTTGGATACAGCTAATACGTGTAGATAAAAAACCCTGACAAGTTTTCTCAAGTTTATCTTTCTCTTGAGTTTGAGATGAAGCAGTGAGAATAACGATAGGAATATGTTTAGTTCCTTCATGCTGTTTTAGATGTTGTGCTATTTCTTTCCCATCCATAAGACCCATCCTCAACTCTAACAAAATTAAATCGGGATAATGTAATTGAGCTAAATTAATCGTTTGCTATCGATCTTCTACAAGCAAAACTAGATGATGAGTTTTATGGAAATATCCCTGAATTAATTCCCGATTTGATACCACATCATCTACAACTAAAATTCTACTGAGTGCAAACTGGTTTAAATCATCATTTCGGTATGATTCTGCGACTATTTCTATTGAACTATTTGCAGGAGAAATTGCTGGGAAAACAAACGTAAAAATACTACCTTTTGCTAATTCACTTTGGAGTGTGATGATTCCACCCATAATATTCATTAATCACTTAGTGATTGCTAGTCCTAACCCTGTACCATCATATTTGCGACTGCTGTGACCTCAACTTTGAACAAATGCCTCAAGAATACCTTGTTACTGTTCACGAGATATGCCAATACCTGTATCTTCAACAGTAATTTCTAACCAAACTTTTTCTTCTAAGTTTGTACAATAAAGATGAGCGCGGATAGTTATTTGAATGTATCCTTGTTCTGTGAATTTCAAAGCATTGCCGACAACCTTAAAAAGGATTTGTCGCAACCGGACTTCATCAATGTAAATAGTTTGAGGTACGGTATCGTCAATGGTTGAGCGCAAGATTAAATTTCTATGAGTTGTATTTGGGCTAAATATTGGTAAGATTTCTCCAATTAATCCTCTTAAATTGACAGGTTCATAGTGAAGTGCTAACTTACATGATTCAATCTTAGACAAATCAAGAATATCATTAATCACTGCGAATAAAGTTCTGCCACTGGAGGTAATAGCTTGAACATAAGGGGCCATATGAGGTTCTATAACTTCAGATTGTATAAATATGCAAAACCAAGAATGGCATTTATGGGTGTACGAACTTCGTGACTCATATTAGGGAGAAATTCGCTTTTGGCTTGGTTAGCACTTTCAGCTTACCGTTTCGCTTCTTCTAATGCCAAACAAATTTCTCAGCGTCAGTTCTTTCCATCTAGTAGTTTCTTTTTCTAATAAAGTGGCTTGAGCTGGTGCAATTCCCACTTGAGCAGCTATGGCTTCTAATAGTTCAATTTCATCACGTTTCCACTCTCGAATTTGGTGATCCTGGGACCCTGGGTAACTGATACATTGATGTATTCCAATGGAGCCATTGAGTTGTCCTGGCTAGGAAGTACTAACACCTAACATTGATTTGAGATTTGATTTGCAATTTGTGGCACAGTTCAATCACAGGTTGAAATAATAGTTGAGTATAAATATCTGAAATCACTATTGCCTGATCTTGAGCTAACACTGCTTCAACATGAGGATTGTTGGTAACAGGAATTTTTATGTCTTTGATGGGTTTTTAATTTCCATTAAAGTACTCTGCTACTAAAGGCAGAAGAGCTTCTGGTTGAGTAAGATATCTATGAATTACACAACGATGAACTTTCAACCCTTGACTAATTTGAATAGCAGCAGTTTCAAAAATATGCTGAGTTTGCAAATTTTGACGAATTTGCTCAGTGATTTGCTTGACTAGTAGCTCGTTTTCTAATTTCTGTTGTAAGGCTAATTCCACTTGTTTACGCCCAGTAATATCTGTTTGCATTGCTAATGCACCTAGATATTTTCCTATAGTGTCAAAAATAGGTGTAGTAGAAACTATTGCCCACAATTCGGCGCCATCTCGACGGCAAAATTTCAAATCGTGTTGTTCTTGAATACCTTGATGCCGAAGTTCTAAGTGTATTTGGGCTATTTTCTGTTCTTCTATGCGTATAAAATTAAGTAATACTCTTCCCAGCATTTCTTTGACAGAATAACCCAGCATTGCTGACGGGGGTTGATAAAGCTAGTATTGCTTTCTGTATCGAGCATCCAAATTACTTCAGAAGTTGTTTCTACAATGCGTCGATATTGTTCTTCACTTTTTTGGAGTGCAGCTTTTGCTTATTGAAGGTGGACTAACTCTTTTTGTAAGCGTTCATTAGTTGCTTGTAGTTCTATAGTCCGTTCTGCTACCTTGGCTTCAAGTTCGGCATTGATTCTCTGGACTTGGGCAAGTAAAGTGGCTTGTTGAATGGCGGTTGCTACCTGTATTGATAGCTGTTCTAGAAATTCTATTTCGTCAGTTTAGTTTGCCACTCAATCACATCATTACACCTATGAGCAATTAGCAATCCCCAAAGGGAATCATCTACTAAGATTGGTACTACTAAATTGGCTTTGATTTGAAACTCTATTGAAAATTCAATGTGATAAGGACTCAAGTTTGATTGATGAATATCGGCAATAGCCTTAGAAACTTTGTTTTGATCAGAGTGTAGCCAATTCTGTTCGAAACAATTATCTACTACCACTTTATCTCAAATTGACCATTGGGGAATATTTACTGATTCCACAATCACTTCTCCATGCCAGTCAGAGTCAAAATGATAAATAATTACACGCTCAACTTCTAATAATTGACGTACTTCTGTGACTGTTTCATTGAGAATTTCGTCTAAACGCAAAGAGGCACAAATGCCTAAAGCGATATCAGCTAATAGTTGATTGCGTTGAACTTGGGTTTTGAGTTTGGCTTTTTTATTGCTGACTTGTTCTGTTAGATCGGAATTAAGGCGTTTGAGTAAATTGACTTTTTCCGTTTCTAGGTTATGTACTTGCTGTTGTAATAGGGTAATAACTTGGTGAAGTTCTCTGATATCACAAGCTTGTAAAATGCTGCTTTGGGTTAAAATCCCTGCTAGATATCCTTGGTTATCAGCAACAACAGATAGCTGTACATTCTGCTGCTGCACTTTGTGATGAGTTTCCCAAAGTGAATCTTCAGGATTGACTAACAACGGGGGAGAACTCATTACTTATTGGGCTTGTAATTCCCTGAAGTTTATTTCTAGAAGTTGGAGTTGAACAATATCTCGTTCTGTAACAATTCCCACAGGTAGGATTTCTCCAGGTGTGATCGCTCTGCCAATGAGAACAAAACTGAGATAATGAGAATCCATCAGCTGTATTAACTCCAGAACTGTGTGTGTAGGAAGGGCATGAATCACATTTTCTGCCATTACCTCTCTGACATACCGATACTTGAGTAAATCTGCTGGTTGTAGCACACTGCGAAGGCTAGATTCTGTGACTAAACCCACAGGTTGATCCTGTTCGTTGACTATTGGTAAATGACAAATCCTATGCTGACGTAGTAATTGGATCACTTTCATCAGTTCCTGCGCTTCCCATTCTTGGCAGGTAATCAAATTCCTGCTCATGACTTCGGAGACTTTGGTTGTTCTTAAATTGCGTTGTTGTGCAGCTAGTCTCACCAAGTCTCTCTCTGTTAATAAACCAACTAGTTGCTGGTTATTTAATACAAAAGCGCAACTAGTACGAAGGGTATTTGAGTAAGAGACTGTTTCTCCCATTCTACTCGTCATTTGTAGGACATCGATCAGACAGGCATCTGGATTGACTACCACAAAATGACGCTGAATGTATTGATTACCGAAGTCAGACAGTGAGGTTTTTGCAGGTTCCATGATTAAACCTCAACAATTGAGTTCTAAAAGCTTTCGCTGATTGGCACTTTTCTAGTGTTCCCTAAATATTGGTCTAGCCGATAATTACAATTATTAGTAATTAACTAAGCCCATCAGCATTGAAACGCGTATATTTATCTTTTAAGGTAAATAATTATGTAAAAATTAGCAAATCAAAACCATAGGATTTCAATTTTCTTTTTGTAAAAATGACTTATTCTATCAATACATAAATAATCAACATTCATACAGAATTATTACATTTTGCCACAAAGCTCAATAACAGATCAAATGATCCTTTTAAATTTGATATTTCAATGCAAGACTAGTACCGCTGTAAATTCAAAATGCTTCTTTCAAAAGAGCTATGTTAACAAAATAGTGCTTCCACCAGGCTGCGCCAACAAAATTCAAAATGTATACGCCATAAGCTTTTCAGAGATTTCGAATGGTTGGTTTATTTACACCGTACTGTACTAGTAGCGCCGTGAATGAAAACGTAAAAATGAATACGGTGTAAGCATTGCGTATGGATGTGTCATACAGTTTTGTATTTCGGATTGATTCCACGGATAAATCCGGGGGCTTGAAGCATCAAGGAATTTTTGGTAAAAATCAAGTCTCTTGTAAGGTGCGTCAGATGTTGAAAATCTGTTGATATTAACCAATTTCTAGGTTTGACGCATCCTACTAAATATGGCAGTTCTGTTTAAGAAAATTGCTGGGCATAAAACCGCGCATATTTACCTTCTAAGGTTAACAGTTCTTCATGATTTCCTGATTCTACAATTTGTCC
It encodes the following:
- a CDS encoding serine/threonine-protein kinase; its protein translation is MVLSQINQSAVHCINPNCQRPYPQPWGNKFCNSCGAPLHLLDRYYPIQPLGSGGFAQIYTVWDEKNQTEKVLKVLVEDSPKALELFIQEAQVLSSFHHTGVPKVDADGYFQINLTVPKPHQLACLVMEKIYGHNLEEIRRNYPQGCPEHLVLNWFAQAVKILQELHKRQIIHRDIKPSNLMLRTPSPTAPLQAEQLVLIDFGGAKQFSGAILRSHSPSTRLFSSGYSPPEQMIGGNVGPAADFYALGRTIIELLTARYPQQLEDPITGELRWRNRCSVNPRLADLLDEMIQTDVRSRPAHAAIIQERLLKIVPAESKPGLFTQLKNTVIQTVTQFTLAVGNTTLFTVQAIFKFLLACLGTIWAMILGGMGASLGTIAGFLLAYQTKLGAFVAEFISLQLPELIQNSQTGSAREIIVYAVTGLGTAWGITLSGSFGQKRRFLVSAFMGLIGYSLGWIIWQFIKPHNSAEGLVPWMLVSISLLTLGLGLRTHSLAYTLIAAFGSANIIAALIHLGLKISFIHFSNQPSFLELFSPIAFFGFIGILISLCLGLSYYLIVPCLRWLGWR
- a CDS encoding response regulator, giving the protein MNLAQLHYPDLILLELRMGLMDGKEIAQHLKQHEGTKHIPIVILTASSQTQEKDKLEKTCQGFLSTRISCIQLLQELKKHLHAVSNFGTSKQLDRLSTDSEEPELLHISINYP
- a CDS encoding sensor histidine kinase — encoded protein: MAPYVQAITSSGRTLFAVINDILDLSKIESCKLALHYEPVNLRGLIGEILPIFSPNTTHRNLILRSTIDDTVPQTIYIDEVRLRQILFKVVGNALKFTEQGYIQITIRAHLYCTNLEEKVWLEITVEDTGIGISREQ
- a CDS encoding PAS domain S-box protein, which gives rise to MLGYSVKEMLGRVLLNFIRIEEQKIAQIHLELRHQGIQEQHDLKFCRRDGAELWAIVSTTPIFDTIGKYLGALAMQTDITGRKQVELALQQKLENELLVKQITEQIRQNLQTQHIFETAAIQISQGLKVHRCVIHRYLTQPEALLPLVAEYFNGN
- a CDS encoding GAF domain-containing protein, whose product is MVVDNCFEQNWLHSDQNKVSKAIADIHQSNLSPYHIEFSIEFQIKANLVVPILVDDSLWGLLIAHRCNDVIEWQTKLTK
- a CDS encoding CBS domain-containing protein — translated: MSSPPLLVNPEDSLWETHHKVQQQNVQLSVVADNQGYLAGILTQSSILQACDIRELHQVITLLQQQVHNLETEKVNLLKRLNSDLTEQVSNKKAKLKTQVQRNQLLADIALGICASLRLDEILNETVTEVRQLLEVERVIIYHFDSDWHGEVIVESVNIPQWSI
- a CDS encoding CBS domain-containing protein — its product is MEPAKTSLSDFGNQYIQRHFVVVNPDACLIDVLQMTSRMGETVSYSNTLRTSCAFVLNNQQLVGLLTERDLVRLAAQQRNLRTTKVSEVMSRNLITCQEWEAQELMKVIQLLRQHRICHLPIVNEQDQPVGLVTESSLRSVLQPADLLKYRYVREVMAENVIHALPTHTVLELIQLMDSHYLSFVLIGRAITPGEILPVGIVTERDIVQLQLLEINFRELQAQ